TTTAACAAAACTTGTGATACTATTAACTCTTGGTAATGAACCACCAATATTACTTGCTGTTGAACCAGTATTAAGAGCTCTATCTCTTGCACTAACTCTACTTGCACttcttgataatttaccaCCAGCCATAAAATGAATACCCGATGCAGCATCATCAGCAATATCATTACGAAATTTTTCACCATAAGAACCAGCATTTATCATTTCATCAATTCTAACTGATGACGGTAATAATTCTTGTTGTGCTGCTGATAGCTGAATACCAGCAGTTGATGCAACTGGATGCTCTTCACGAAATGGTTCAGCAGCAGCAGTATATGGTAATTCAACAGGAAATATTTCATCCCAATATTGATCTCTTATTAATTCTGGATGATCATGATgcatttcatcaacaattaaataactaACTTGTAAATTTCTATCAACAATCCAATTAActtcaaaatcatcatcatcttcaccAAATGGATTAATCAATGTTTCAGCAACTTTTAACCAacccatataaaaaaaaaattgtaatgttGTAAATActggaaaatataaatcaatttttgatgGTATTTTAGCAGCTTGTTCTGGATTACCACTAGCTGTTTGTTCAACCCATTGTCTACCCATGacacttgttaaaaaatacGTATACGTAGCAAGTgtaacaactaaaaaaaaataaattacatacatTAGTtgacatgtaattttatttataaattatataaaagaaaaaaaaatatttaccttgtGTATAAACTAATGGTACTGATATTGTATCATAATGTATGAGTCTACCACAATTACcacgaaatttatttaattcatcaatcaaTGTTTTAACAGCAAAATCATCACGTATTCTTCCTTCTTTTCTTGCTCTTGTTACAATACTTGATGCCCAAACAATTGGCAGCCAATGTTTACTTGGTTTtggaaattttgaatttaatgattCAAATATAACACGTTCATTTTCAAGTAACAGACCAGCTTCAACAAAATGATCAAGTGTTGGAAAACGTTTTTTTACACGTGGTGATACATTTGCCAATACAAGAGTCAAGCAAACACATACATATCTGaaacaattgttaatatattatacatattaaaattgttaatctttggacttgaaataaatatttttttttctatttttttcttttgatttacCTGACAATAGTACGTCTCATGAGTCTACCTCGTTCATCATTACCATGTATTGTAGCTGATACAAATACAGCAATTGAGTCAGGCCAAGGTATACAAATATACTGATTCCACCACCTGGTCATGACTATACTGACATAAAAACCAAGTACAAAAGACAATGGTATGAGATCACTGTACTCGTCACAATATGCAACAACAGCTTCAAATGTACGTTTTTGTGAATTATTTAGAAGAAAACGATATAATGCtgataatgaataatatattgttaaaaatagtGCTAAATCCATCCATACAAGTTTGTAAATACTTGCTCTCCatctagaaaaataaatatgccaccaatgttcattaaaaaatttaaatacaattattatttatttataaaattcaaatataataatattatttatatgttaatagagtataaaaaaaatcataataataattcagggTAGATGACCGTGACTCGACACCGTTAGCATACGTTATGtcgtgtgttttttttaaacatgaaaTAGTTCAACGAATCGATAAGAAaataacttaaaaattatatttattcatctatTAACCCACAATTCTACTGAcctatgataaaaatataattcttggatatataattttgcttGAATATTAccaagtatattatttaatttttttaaattatatgattatataaaaaaataaattaataattcatttgtaaaaaaaaaacgaatttagcaatgtttttttaaatttaaaatatcgatTTATAgccattatattatttatgtatttatttgtaattattcttattttgTTGTTCGATGACATCCTCTTGGAACCAACGAGCATGACAAATTCTATTTTGGTAATAAACGGGTGTGCCAGACAGTTCATTGCGACCTCAacatgacaaataaaaaataaaaaaacaaagcacctttaattgtgttttaaaaaaattataattatcgtattttattttgaatatttgtataactcaaatttatttgtgataaaacattattattttgttttgtaatgatatattaaaattattaatgtctGGAGGATTTTAAATGAAGGTTTCACacaattgtaaaatttgtatGAAATTAATCTTATCTCTCATGACTGAATCACACATTTGTTCGGCATGTGTGTGCAATTAATTTCTATCACGTCATGTACACACAAGCTACTTATTACCAATCTCGTgctgatttttattatgaaaaaaaaataaataaataaatgactttGAGCCAAACCATTACCCAcagtttcaaatattaattaccatCAATGATTCTACTCTATTTcctcgagtaaaaaaaataaataaataaacacaagtGAGTgttgaaatacaaaaataaaatgaaattgtttgctaatgtataataattgtaattaaaattaataataataaaatacctcagtaataattttaagaagCAGCCAAAACCACGACAGGTTGCAACTTCAGCAGTATATGTAacagtcattttatttttagtccTTTATTCAAGGATCATTCAATAtctgatgaatatttttatcctttttattttgcttatttttttttaaattatcaattggtcTTGTTGcatcacaaaaattaaaattcaataaattaaatatttcctcTACAAATGGCACTTGTCTTGGTTCCCATTCGACAAggacaattaataatatccttattgaaaaaaaaataaataaaaacgattTTACCttcgttttaaaataaataaaaaatatttcttatttgatgatgatgatgctgatgatggtattgtttttttagacaacaaacataataaacaattttgctatttattatcttgatgaattttttccgGATTCCCGAGAGTATCCTGACCATCTGACTCTATATAATATGACGTCATGTGATTCAGTTCACATAAAATTCATTTGGTGATTCAATGAGTAAaccttgatattatttttttgattattattgacacTCAAACACACCAATTGACAACAATGTGATAATAACTTTTGATGACTTTGATGATCCTTTTAaagttctttttattttttttttttttatca
This is a stretch of genomic DNA from Aphidius gifuensis isolate YNYX2018 unplaced genomic scaffold, ASM1490517v1 Contig3, whole genome shotgun sequence. It encodes these proteins:
- the LOC122860035 gene encoding bestrophin-4-like, with the translated sequence MTVTYTAEVATCRGFGCFLKLLLRWRASIYKLVWMDLALFLTIYYSLSALYRFLLNNSQKRTFEAVVAYCDEYSDLIPLSFVLGFYVSIVMTRWWNQYICIPWPDSIAVFVSATIHGNDERGRLMRRTIVRYVCVCLTLVLANVSPRVKKRFPTLDHFVEAGLLLENERVIFESLNSKFPKPSKHWLPIVWASSIVTRARKEGRIRDDFAVKTLIDELNKFRGNCGRLIHYDTISVPLVYTQVVTLATYTYFLTSVMGRQWVEQTASGNPEQAAKIPSKIDLYFPVFTTLQFFFYMGWLKVAETLINPFGEDDDDFEVNWIVDRNLQVSYLIVDEMHHDHPELIRDQYWDEIFPVELPYTAAAEPFREEHPVASTAGIQLSAAQQELLPSSVRIDEMINAGSYGEKFRNDIADDAASGIHFMAGGKLSRSASRVSARDRALNTGSTASNIGGSLPRVNSITSFVKRIFTKDDRPDGNKTPGRIPNSSSSASLQNRYGGAGGSMRIGVIEEVDEQMTMTSIRPEHRPHVASIFPTGPPIPSAPVDVPRKMYRNGDILSTSAPAGPAVPTRYPRPQLSSNSARSSVAYEYGPVEEDNISIQSACTSTGSSQVPEDDEFTKLKLERDKQRHDRAMKKFARSTSENQPTSRSSVDLSRENLLLGELAEASRISFSQANRSDNYRESENV